The following are encoded together in the Kwoniella newhampshirensis strain CBS 13917 chromosome 7, whole genome shotgun sequence genome:
- a CDS encoding GTP-binding protein ypt1 has protein sequence MAAPEYDYLFKLLLIGDSGVGKSCLLLRFADDTYTESYISTIGVDFKIRTIELEGKTVKLQIWDTAGQERFRTITSSYYRGAHGIIVVYDVTDSDTYTNVKQWLQEIDRYAVEGVNKLLVGNKSDLATKKVVEYAAAKAFADELGIPFLETSAKNATNVEQAFLTMSKQIKDRMGSTSMASGPGAKSTIKGLGQNVEQKTAGGCC, from the exons ATGGCCGCTCCTGAATACGACTATCTCTTCAAA CTCCTGCTCATCGGTGACTCAGGTGTGGGGAAGTCTTGTCTGCTACTGCGATTTGCCGACGACACGTATACCGAGAGCTACATTTCAACCATCGGA GTCGACTTCAAGATCCGAACCATCGAGCTCGAGGGAAAGACGGTGAAGTTGCAAATC TGGGATACCGCTGGCCAAGAGAGATTCAG GACAATTACTTCCTCATACTACCGAGGAGCCCACGGCATCATAGTAGTCTACGACGTCACCGACAGTG ACACCTACACCAACGTTAAACAATGGTTGCAAGAGATCGACCGATACGCCGTCGAGGGTGTCAACAAGCTTTTGGTCGGGAACAAGTCCGATTTGgcgacgaagaaggtggtcgAGTATGCTGCAGCAAAGGCTTTCGCCGATGAGCTTGGGATCCCCTTCCTCGAGACATCCGCGAAGAATGCTACCAATGTCGAGCAAGCTTTCTTGACCATGTCCAAGCAGATCAAGGATAG AATGGGCTCGACTTCCATGGCATCTGGTCCCGGTGCCAAATCCACCATCAAGGGTCTTGGTCAGAACGTCGAGCAGAAGACGGCCGGTGGATGTTGTTAG
- a CDS encoding sulfite reductase (NADPH) hemoprotein, beta-component gives MSPLSAISNLPSTSYHHPVATPPPNSTKLNPYLPLPQSSTATTSLFTNSSFLPSLPPTSLHRTVVHILDADEIATPRSSPAVSLISRSAQEAYDQALLALRLAQDEDAVVYHFIASGLDGTVHEVENPESWLSEPLGSSPSPNNAAGIDEDPLLAAYEATSLSLLKLTRRAQRPFVHHKAESLRLVVNFLPLSLSVDNVIDVVLAIPAPKEKLRSSLTNVDEVVVVEGGNGKYGTAWASVVDALEGLDVPIRSILVASTTSSSDITAALSASSPITRLGHATTHTIPSTSIAIPSPETTYTNLLSSSPSPLEILNDPAHLAANESTSPLYAFGKAVAIRKERARLVELAKKLLKASTTTKQLHEALSAWLLVRDEPAAAAAGAQVHAAITSIKGDEQELLELGSKGHWTKRALWIVISNAWAADLASSGLHHALASGLDINLLVYETSPSPFSPNGPAQPPKDRKKDLALYALNMGDVYVASVAVYADYAGVINAMREAERYAGPGLVLAYLPWGEKEDGEVVSPQEMAGPLERLRETKRAVSGGWWPMFRWNPSLADDKRFTLDSSHIKAALSEFVDRQSHLSQLTLATPAIDPSVTSSAGTDLVAARKEKARKAYDALLNSLDGPGLLVLYASDGGSAEKVAKRLVGRAKMRGVGATLRVLDEIASSVVDSLAEEKNVLVLTSTAGQGEAPQNGREFNKALAKLTTASNRLAETKITVFGMGDSHYWPRPEDAGYYNKPAKDFFPKLLSLGCAELCPLGLGDDSDPDGYQTGYKPFEASLWRALGVDSVEVAEEKEEVVANEHIKIASDYLRGTILDGLADTTTGAIGASDAQLTKFHGTYMQDDRDIRESLKAQGLEPAYSFMIRVRMPGGVCDSKQWLAMDHISDEHGNGTFKLTTRQTFQFHGIIKAHLKKAMQAINRSLLDTIAACGDVNRNVQCTVNPAFSKTHEAVYNFSKALSEHLLPSTSAYHEIWLDKKKVGGDAVQPLESEPLYGPYYLPRKFKIAVAVPPDNSVDVFTNDVGFIAIVENDEVIGYNVSVGGGMGVTHGNKKTYPRLGDVIGFVTPEEGCKVAEAIMLVQRDNGNRQDRKNARLKYTVDRLTLPKFKALVEERFGKPLARARSYSFNTNLDSYGWAQGHDGRWHFTMFIENGRVEDSSRHQFKSGLKEIAQVHKGQFRLTANQHLILSNVEPADLGEIKRLLAKWGLDNIDHSGLRLSSSACVAFPTCGLAMAESERYLPLLVDKVEKICEEAGIRNDDLVMRMTGCPNGCARPWAAEVAFVGKAPGSYMMMLGGNHTGTRLNKPFLESATEPEILAVLKPMIKRWALERHDGERFGDWTIRAGYIKPTTHGSKFWEESFPAPPPSAPAIMA, from the exons ATGTCACCCCTCTCAGCCATCTCCAACctcccctccacctcctatCACCACCCCGTCGCCACCCCCCCGCCCAACTCCACCAAGCTCAACCCGTATCTGCCTCTTCCCCAAAGCAGCACTGCCACCACTTCCCTATTCACCAACTCCAGCTTCCTGCCATCGCTTCCTCCGACCTCCCTCCACCGTACCGTCGTCCACATCCTCGATGCAGACGAGATCGCCACGCCGCGATCAAGCCCAGCTGTGTCGTTGATCAGTCGATCGGCCCAAGAAGCCTACGACCAGGCGTTGCTGGCACTCCGATTGGCtcaggacgaggatgcCGTTGTGTATCACTTTATCGCCTCGGGCTTGGACGGCACAGTACACGAGGTGGAAAACCCCGAGTCATGGCTGAGTGAACCGTTAGGTTCGTCGCCCAGTCCCAACAACGCGGCTGGCATCGACGAAGACCCCCTCCTTGCAGCGTACGAAGCGACTAGCCTGTCTCTGCTCAAGCTCACTCGTCGTGCACAGCGACCGTTCGTCCACCACAAAGCCGAGTCATTGCGACTGGTGGTCAACTTTCTCCCCTTGTCCCTCTCCGTCGACAACGTGATCGATGTCGTGCTCGCCATCCCTGCGCCGAAGGAAAAGCTCCGATCATCGCTGACCAACGTCGACGAGGTCGTcgtggtggaaggtggCAATGGCAAATACGGCACAGCTTGGGCATCGGTCGTCGATGCTTTGGAAGGTCTCGACGTGCCTATCCGATCGATTTTGGTAGCATCCAccacatcgtcctctgaCATCACTGCCGCTCTCTCGGCCTCGTCCCCGATCACCCGGCTTGGCCACGCGACGACTCACACCatcccctccacctctaTCGCCATCCCGTCACCTGAAACCACCTACACCAATCTgctctcgtcctccccCTCACCCCTGGAGATCCTCAACGACCCGGCCCACCTCGCTGCCAACGAATCCACATCCCCCCTGTACGCCTTTGGCAAAGCCGTCGCCATCCGCAAAGAGCGGGCACGTCTTGTAGAGCTCGCCAAGAAGCTGCTCAAAGCCTCCACGACCACCAAGCAACTTCACGAAGCGCTGTCTGCGTGGCTATTGGTACGCGACGAGCCAGCCGCTGCCGCGGCTGGTGCGCAGGTGCACGCCGCCATCACTAGTATCAAGGGGGACGAGCAAGAGCTGCTCGAGCTCGGATCAAAGGGACACTGGACCAAACGTGCACTCTGGATCGTCATCTCTAACGCCTGGGCCGCtgatctcgcttcttccggTCTTCACCACGCCCTAGCCTCTGGTCTCGACATCAATCTCCTGGTTTACGAGACCTCGccttcccccttctcccccaACGGCCCTGCACAACCTCCCAAGGACCGCAAGAAGGATCTCGCGTTATACGCTCTCAACATGGGAGATGTCTATGTCGCCTCCGTCGCTGTCTATGCCGACTACGCCGGTGTGATCAACGCCATGCGCGAGGCCGAGAGATACGCCGGTCCCGGTCTCGTCCTCGCTTACCTCCCCTGgggcgagaaggaagacggCGAGGTAGTCTCGCCGCAAGAAATGGCCGGTCCCCTCGAACGTCTCCGCGAAACTAAGCGTGCCGTCTCCGGTGGCTGGTGGCCCATGTTCAGGTGGAACCCTTCGCTCGCTGACGACAAGCGATTCACTCTCGACTCGTCACACATCAAGGCGGCTCTTTCCGAGTTTGTCGATCGTCAgtctcatctctcacagCTCACCCTTGCCACACCAGCCATCGACCCCTCCGtcacctcctccgccgGTACCGATCTCGTCGCGGCGCGGAAGGAAAAAGCCAGAAAGGCGTACGACGCGTTGCTCAACTCCCTTGACGGTCCAggtctcctcgtcctctacGCCAGCGACGGTGGCAGCGCCGAAAAGGTCGCCAAAAGACTGGTCGGTCGAGCCAAGATGCGAGGTGTCGGTGCCACCCTCCGAGtcctcgacgagatcgCCTCTTCCGTCGTTGACTCCCTcgccgaggagaagaacgttctcgttctcacctccaccgccgGTCAAGGTGAAGCGCCACAAAACGGTCGGGAGTTCAACAAGGCCCTCGCCAAACTCACAACCGCTTCCAACCGACTCGCCGAGACCAAAATCACCGTTTTTGGTATGGGTGATTCCCACTACTGGCCTCGACCCGAGGACGCGGGCTACTACAACAAACCCGCTAAAGACTTCTTCCCCAagcttctctcgctcggATGCGCCGAGCTCTGTCCTTTGGGTCTGGGTGATGACTCGGATCCCGACGGATACCAGACCGGTTACAAGCCCTTCGAGGCGAGCTTGTGGCGGGCACTCGGTGTCGACAGCGTCGAAGTggcggaagagaaagaagaggtcgtGGCCAACGAGCACATCAAGATCGCCAGTGACTACCTTCGAGGTACCATCCTTGATGGTCTCGccgacaccaccaccggTGCCATCGGAGCGAGCGATGCCCAGTTGACCAAGTTCCACGGCACGTAcatgcag GACGACAGAGACATCCGGGAATCTCTCAAGGCACAGGGCCTCGAACCCGCCTACTCGTTCATGATCCGAGTCCGTATGCCCGGAGGCGTCTGCGATTCCAAGCAGTGGCTCGCTATGGACCACATCTCCGATGAGCACGGCAACGGCACGTTCAAACTCACCACACGACAGACCTTCCAGTTCCACGGTATTATCAAGGCACACCTTAAAAAGGCCATGCAAGCCATCAACAGGAGTCTTCTCGACACCATCGCCGCCTGTGGTGATGTCAACCGAAATGTCCAATGCACTGTCAACCCTGCCTTCTCCAAAACCCACGAAGCCGTCTACAACTTCTCCAAAGCCCTCTCAGAacacctcctcccttccacctcggcCTATCACGAGATCTGGCTCGACAAGAAAAAGGTCGGTGGTGATGCCGTCCAGCCTCTTGAGTCCGAACCCCTGTACGGCCCCTACTACCTCCCCAGAAAGTTCAAGATCGCTGTCGCGGTCCCCCCCGACAACTCCGTCGACGTCTTCACCAATGACGTCGGCTTCATCGCGATCGTTGAGAACGACGAGGTCATCGGGTACAACGTCTCGGTCGGAGGTGGCATGGGTGTCACACACGGTAACAAGAAGACCTACCCTAGGCTCGGTGATGTCATCGGCTTTGTCACGCCCGAAGAAGGCTGCAAGGTGGCCGAGGCCATCATGTTGGTGCAGAGGGACAACGGAAACCGTCAGGATAGGAAGAATGCG CGTCTCAAGTACACCGTcgaccgactcaccctgcCGAAATTCAAAGCTCTCGTCGAGGAGCGATTCGGCAAACCCCTCGCCCGCGCCCGCTCGTACAGCTTCAACACCAACCTCGACAGCTACGGCTGGGCTCAAGGTCACGATGGGCGATGGCATTTCACCATGTTCATCGAGAACGGTCGTGTTGAGGACTCGTCCCGCCACCAGTTCAAGTCCGGTCTCAAGGAGATCGCACAGGTACACAAGGGCCAGTTCCGACTCACCGCCAACcaacatctcatcctctctaATGTGGAGCCGGCAGACCTCGGCGAGATCAAGCGGTTGCTTGCCAAGTGGGGATTGGACAACATCGATCACTCGGGTTTGAGATTGTCCAGTTCCGCTTGTGTCGCTTTCCCCACCTGTGGCCTGGCCATGGCCGAGAGTGAGAGGTATCTCCCGCTGTTGGTtgacaaggtggagaagatctgcGAGGAGGCCGGTATTCGAAATGACGATCTGGTCATGAGGATGACGGGATGTCCCaatgg TTGTGCGCGACCGTGGGCGGCCGAAGTGGCGTTCGTAGGAAAGGCGCCAGGCAGTTACATG ATGATGCTCGGAGGAAACCACACCGGAACAAGACTAAACAAGCCATTCCTCGAATCCGCCACCGAGCCTGAAATCCTCGCCGTCCTCAAACCCATGATCAAGCGATGGGCCTTGGAACGACACGACGGAGAGAGATTCGGTGACTGGACCATTCGAGCGGGTTACATCAAACCCACAACACATGGTAGCAAGTTCTGGGAAGAGTCGTTCCCTGCGCCTCCACCGAGTGCGCCGGCGATCATGGCGTGA